The proteins below are encoded in one region of Vicinamibacterales bacterium:
- a CDS encoding 2-oxo acid dehydrogenase subunit E2, protein MIEFKLPELGENITAGDVMRVLVKPGDSVANDQPVLELETDKATIEVPSSVAGTVQDVKVKQGEKVKVGQTIFTVDAKNATEGKGAAEPAAGEPAKPKAQPEGAPEEGGLSQAATPQRESASAGAPAPGPVEAPAPSQTAPSPGPVEAPRQKVVDIARGARPQPQPSAPAEAAAPAPEGPAPAAAPSVRRIARELGVDIRQVTGSGPNGRISAEDVQAFVRQALSSGAGGAQAPAGGPAPQLPDFARWGEVERKPITNIRRKTAEHLGYAWTAIPHVTQHDKADITALEELRRKYSPMAEKAGGKLTVTAIALKVLAGAVKKFPQFAASLDMAQGQLIYKKFAHIGVAVDTERGLLVAVIRDVDRKGIIDLSAELAKVSEKARAGKLTLDEMSGGVITISNLGGIGGIGFTPIVNWPEVAILGISRGSYEPVWDGQTFQPRLMLPLSLSYDHRVIDGADAARFLRWVADAFEQPFVLAL, encoded by the coding sequence ATGATTGAGTTCAAGCTGCCCGAACTGGGCGAGAACATCACCGCCGGCGACGTCATGCGCGTCCTGGTCAAGCCCGGCGACTCCGTCGCCAACGACCAGCCGGTCCTCGAGCTCGAAACCGACAAGGCGACCATCGAAGTGCCGTCGTCGGTCGCCGGCACCGTGCAGGACGTCAAGGTCAAGCAGGGGGAGAAGGTGAAGGTCGGGCAGACGATCTTCACGGTCGACGCGAAGAACGCCACGGAGGGCAAAGGGGCGGCCGAGCCGGCGGCGGGGGAGCCTGCGAAGCCGAAAGCCCAGCCGGAAGGAGCGCCGGAAGAAGGCGGACTCAGTCAGGCGGCGACGCCGCAGCGCGAGTCAGCGTCCGCCGGAGCGCCTGCACCGGGGCCCGTCGAGGCTCCTGCGCCGAGCCAGACCGCGCCGTCGCCGGGCCCGGTCGAGGCGCCGCGCCAGAAGGTGGTCGACATCGCCCGCGGCGCCCGGCCGCAGCCGCAGCCGAGCGCACCCGCGGAAGCGGCAGCGCCCGCCCCCGAAGGCCCCGCGCCGGCGGCCGCCCCCTCGGTGCGCCGCATCGCCCGCGAGCTGGGCGTCGACATCCGCCAGGTCACCGGCAGCGGACCGAACGGCCGGATCAGCGCCGAAGACGTGCAGGCCTTCGTGCGGCAGGCGTTGTCCTCGGGCGCCGGCGGGGCGCAGGCGCCGGCCGGCGGTCCCGCGCCGCAGCTTCCCGACTTCGCGCGCTGGGGCGAGGTCGAGCGCAAGCCAATCACCAACATCCGCCGCAAGACCGCCGAGCACCTCGGTTACGCGTGGACCGCGATTCCCCACGTCACGCAGCACGACAAGGCAGACATCACCGCCCTCGAGGAGCTGCGCCGGAAGTATTCGCCGATGGCCGAGAAGGCGGGCGGCAAGCTCACCGTCACCGCCATTGCGCTGAAGGTGCTCGCCGGGGCGGTGAAGAAGTTCCCGCAGTTCGCCGCCTCGCTGGACATGGCGCAGGGGCAGCTGATTTACAAGAAGTTCGCGCACATCGGCGTCGCCGTCGATACCGAACGCGGCCTGCTCGTCGCCGTCATCCGCGACGTCGACAGGAAGGGCATCATCGACCTGTCGGCGGAGCTGGCGAAGGTGTCGGAGAAGGCACGTGCCGGCAAGCTGACCCTCGATGAGATGTCGGGCGGCGTCATCACCATCTCGAATCTCGGCGGCATCGGCGGCATCGGCTTCACCCCGATCGTCAACTGGCCGGAAGTCGCGATCCTCGGCATCTCGCGCGGCTCGTACGAGCCGGTCTGGGACGGCCAGACGTTCCAGCCGCGCCTCATGCTGCCGCTCTCCCTCTCGTACGACCATCGCGTGATCGATGGCGCCGACGCGGCGCGGTTCCTGCGGTGGGTCGCCGACGCGTTCGAGCAGCCGTTCGTTCTAGCCCTTTGA
- the aceE gene encoding pyruvate dehydrogenase (acetyl-transferring), homodimeric type, with protein MRNPAPKDNAELEALEQREWRESLDYVIQQGDRGRVQRLLATLRHHSRMSGVALPFTAVTAYVNTIQPSEETPLPGSQEIERRIKSLIRWNAMAMVVRANRVSDGIGGHISTYASAATLYEVGFNHFFRGKGREGDGDIIYFQGHASPGIYARAFLEGRLSLEQLENFRRELRPAGGLSSYPHPWLMPAFWEFPTVSMGLGPIMSIYQARFNRYLEDRNLKKASSAKVWAFLGDGETDEPEALGAISLAAREKLDNLIWVINCNLQRLDGPVRGNGQIIQELEANFRGAGWNVIKVLWGSDWDPLLAKDHDGLLAKRMGEVVDGQYQKYAVESGAYLREHFFGADPRLLEMVKHLSDDQLKRLRLGGHDPVKVYNAYKRAVETKGQPTVILARTIKGYGMGEAGEGKNVTHQQKKMNEADLRSFRTRFGIPVSDEQIAETPFYKPADDSAELQYIRERRKGLGGWVPQRSVRVEPLKVPLDGVFEEFNKGTEGRKASTTMVFVRMLSKLLREKEIGDLIVPIVPDEARTFGMEALFRAVGIYSHVGQRYEPVDMDTLLYYKEAKDGQILEEGITEAGSMSSFIAAGTAYATHGVNAIPFFIYYSMFGFQRVGDLIWAAADSRTRGFLLGGTSGRTTLAGEGLQHQDGNSLVYSLCYPNCLSYDPAYAYELGVIIQDGIKRMYQDQESVFYYLTVMNEQYEHPEMPKGSREGILKGMYKLRAAEGKGKLKAQLFGSGAILNEVVKAQAMLQKYGVAADVWSVTSYTELYRDGHACERWNMLHPTETPRVPYVAQCLKDAPGVFVAASDYCKVLPDSIDRWVPRKIRALGTDGFGRSEDRAALREFFEVDARFITVATLSELLKEGQVEASFVAQAIKDLGINPDKPNPAIS; from the coding sequence CGGGAATCCCTGGACTACGTGATCCAGCAAGGGGACCGCGGCCGCGTGCAGCGCCTGCTGGCGACGCTGCGGCATCACTCGCGCATGAGCGGCGTCGCCCTGCCGTTCACCGCCGTCACCGCCTACGTCAACACCATTCAGCCGTCCGAAGAAACGCCCCTCCCCGGCAGCCAGGAGATCGAGCGCCGCATCAAGAGCCTCATCCGCTGGAACGCGATGGCGATGGTCGTGCGCGCCAACCGCGTGTCGGACGGCATCGGCGGCCACATCTCGACCTACGCCTCGGCGGCGACGCTCTACGAAGTCGGCTTCAATCACTTCTTCCGCGGCAAGGGGCGGGAAGGGGACGGCGACATCATCTATTTCCAGGGGCACGCGTCGCCCGGCATTTACGCCCGCGCGTTCCTCGAGGGACGGCTGTCGCTGGAGCAGCTCGAGAATTTCCGCCGCGAGCTGCGGCCGGCGGGAGGGCTGTCCTCCTACCCGCACCCGTGGCTGATGCCGGCGTTCTGGGAGTTCCCGACGGTGTCGATGGGCCTCGGGCCCATCATGTCGATCTACCAGGCGCGCTTCAATCGCTACCTCGAGGATCGCAATCTCAAGAAGGCGTCCAGCGCGAAAGTGTGGGCGTTCCTCGGCGACGGCGAAACCGACGAACCGGAAGCGCTGGGCGCGATCAGCTTGGCGGCGCGCGAAAAGCTCGACAATCTGATCTGGGTCATCAACTGCAACCTGCAGCGGCTCGACGGTCCGGTCCGCGGCAACGGCCAGATCATCCAGGAGCTCGAGGCGAACTTCCGCGGCGCCGGCTGGAACGTCATCAAGGTGCTCTGGGGCAGCGACTGGGATCCGCTGCTGGCAAAGGATCACGACGGGCTGCTCGCCAAGCGGATGGGCGAGGTGGTGGACGGCCAGTACCAGAAGTACGCCGTCGAATCGGGCGCGTATCTGCGTGAACACTTCTTCGGCGCCGATCCGCGGCTGCTCGAGATGGTCAAGCACCTGTCCGACGATCAATTGAAGCGGCTGCGCCTCGGCGGCCACGATCCGGTGAAGGTGTACAACGCCTACAAGCGCGCCGTCGAGACCAAGGGGCAGCCCACCGTCATTCTGGCCCGCACGATCAAGGGCTACGGCATGGGCGAGGCGGGCGAGGGGAAGAACGTCACCCACCAGCAGAAGAAGATGAACGAGGCGGACCTGCGCTCGTTCCGCACCCGCTTCGGCATTCCCGTCTCCGACGAGCAGATCGCCGAGACGCCGTTCTACAAGCCGGCCGACGACAGCGCCGAGCTGCAGTACATCCGCGAGCGCCGCAAGGGGCTTGGCGGCTGGGTGCCGCAGCGCAGCGTGCGCGTCGAGCCGCTCAAAGTCCCGCTCGACGGCGTGTTCGAGGAGTTCAACAAGGGCACCGAAGGGCGCAAGGCCTCGACGACGATGGTGTTCGTGCGCATGCTGTCGAAGCTGCTGCGCGAGAAGGAAATCGGCGATCTCATCGTCCCCATCGTCCCCGACGAGGCGCGCACGTTCGGGATGGAGGCGCTGTTCCGCGCCGTCGGCATCTACTCGCACGTCGGCCAGCGGTACGAGCCGGTCGACATGGACACGCTCCTCTATTACAAGGAAGCGAAGGACGGCCAGATCCTCGAGGAAGGGATCACCGAGGCGGGATCGATGTCGTCGTTCATTGCCGCCGGCACCGCCTACGCGACGCACGGCGTCAACGCCATCCCCTTCTTCATCTACTACTCGATGTTTGGCTTCCAGCGGGTCGGCGATCTGATCTGGGCGGCGGCCGACTCGCGCACCCGCGGCTTCCTGCTCGGCGGCACGTCCGGCCGGACGACGCTGGCGGGTGAAGGGCTGCAGCACCAGGACGGCAACAGCCTGGTGTACTCCCTGTGCTATCCCAACTGCCTGTCCTACGATCCGGCCTATGCCTACGAGCTGGGCGTGATCATCCAGGACGGCATCAAGCGGATGTATCAGGATCAGGAGAGCGTCTTCTACTACCTGACCGTCATGAACGAGCAGTACGAGCATCCCGAGATGCCGAAGGGATCCCGCGAGGGCATCCTGAAGGGGATGTACAAGCTGCGCGCGGCGGAAGGCAAGGGGAAGCTGAAGGCGCAGCTGTTCGGCAGCGGCGCCATTCTCAACGAAGTGGTGAAGGCGCAAGCCATGCTGCAGAAGTACGGCGTCGCCGCCGACGTGTGGAGCGTCACCAGCTATACCGAGCTGTATCGTGACGGGCACGCCTGCGAGCGCTGGAACATGCTGCACCCGACGGAGACGCCGCGGGTGCCGTACGTCGCGCAGTGCCTGAAGGACGCCCCCGGGGTCTTCGTCGCCGCCTCCGACTACTGCAAGGTGCTGCCCGACTCGATCGATCGCTGGGTGCCGCGCAAGATCCGCGCGCTCGGCACGGACGGGTTCGGCCGGAGCGAGGATCGCGCCGCGCTGCGCGAGTTCTTCGAGGTCGACGCGCGCTTCATCACCGTGGCGACGCTGTCCGAACTGCTCAAGGAAGGCCAGGTCGAGGCCAGTTTCGTCGCGCAGGCCATCAAAGACCTCGGCATCAATCCCGACAAGCCGAATCCGGCCATCTCATGA